Proteins from one Cellulosilyticum lentocellum DSM 5427 genomic window:
- a CDS encoding DUF2087 domain-containing protein, with protein sequence MEKWLKNYLDSSGKLSMYPSKRKLKIAVMFYIANQLEAHKTYTEKEMNEAINEICTFNDAALLRREMYNYHFINRTEDGKIYTLEENQPSPEEYGLS encoded by the coding sequence ATGGAAAAATGGTTGAAAAATTATCTGGATTCAAGTGGTAAATTATCGATGTATCCATCTAAAAGAAAACTAAAGATTGCTGTTATGTTTTATATAGCTAATCAATTAGAAGCTCATAAGACATATACAGAAAAAGAAATGAATGAAGCCATTAATGAGATATGTACTTTTAATGATGCAGCACTACTTAGAAGAGAAATGTACAACTATCACTTTATTAATAGGACTGAGGATGGAAAGATATATACGTTAGAAGAAAATCAGCCATCTCCTGAAGAATATGGATTAAGCTAG
- a CDS encoding IS110 family RNA-guided transposase: MIAVGIDVSKSKSTVAILNSNGSLLVKPYTMTHTQSDMCALVDYLCTFDEPITILMEYTGHYHYPVLKKLQQEGFPVCIINPYQMKKYADVEIHKAKTDKKDAIRIATYALEKSYKLVPYNSLEQKYEDLKFLSRQYNQRISSVSYTKVQLINLLDQTMLGITRLLPLKSKNPEQCVLLLFIKRFKSFDEINKIGKTRFLSSYTTLVKKTCDRHAPSKGLAIYELATNSITTRGEDPYIQLAQSQCVDLLATSQNAADEIILQMQTMAETIPEYKILRAMAGVGDRLGPIILAEIGDIRRFHSGKALNSFAGNDAPPYQSWQFESRNRHISKRGSATLRKACFEVMQALKLTKPQDDPVYLFMLKKEQEGKPYNVAKMAGVNKFLRIYYARAMELYK, encoded by the coding sequence ATGATTGCTGTTGGAATAGATGTTTCAAAATCCAAAAGCACTGTTGCTATCTTAAATTCCAATGGTTCTTTACTTGTCAAGCCATATACAATGACACATACTCAATCCGATATGTGTGCCTTGGTTGACTATTTATGTACCTTTGATGAACCCATTACCATTCTCATGGAGTATACAGGTCACTATCACTATCCAGTACTTAAAAAGCTACAACAGGAAGGATTCCCTGTCTGCATTATCAATCCATATCAAATGAAAAAATATGCCGACGTTGAAATCCATAAAGCAAAAACTGATAAAAAAGATGCTATCAGAATTGCTACATATGCTCTGGAAAAGTCTTATAAACTCGTCCCCTATAACTCATTGGAGCAGAAGTATGAAGATCTGAAATTTTTGTCAAGGCAATATAATCAACGAATTTCCTCTGTGTCCTATACAAAGGTTCAGTTGATTAACCTACTTGACCAGACAATGCTGGGAATTACTCGCTTACTTCCTCTAAAGAGCAAGAATCCTGAACAATGCGTTTTATTACTTTTTATCAAACGCTTTAAATCTTTTGATGAAATCAACAAAATCGGCAAAACACGTTTTCTTTCCAGTTATACAACACTTGTGAAGAAAACTTGCGACCGCCACGCTCCAAGTAAAGGATTGGCAATATATGAGCTTGCCACTAACAGTATTACAACCCGCGGTGAAGACCCATATATTCAGCTTGCTCAAAGTCAATGCGTAGACCTTTTAGCAACTTCACAGAATGCAGCAGATGAGATTATCCTGCAAATGCAGACCATGGCTGAAACCATACCTGAATATAAAATCCTCAGGGCTATGGCTGGCGTAGGTGATAGACTTGGTCCAATAATACTTGCTGAGATTGGTGATATTCGCCGTTTTCATAGTGGTAAAGCTCTTAATTCCTTTGCTGGAAATGATGCGCCACCTTATCAATCCTGGCAATTCGAGAGCAGAAACCGCCACATATCAAAACGTGGTAGTGCCACCCTCAGAAAAGCTTGTTTTGAGGTTATGCAGGCTCTCAAACTGACAAAACCTCAAGATGATCCCGTCTACCTTTTTATGTTAAAAAAGGAGCAGGAAGGAAAACCCTACAACGTAGCCAAAATGGCTGGTGTAAATAAGTTTCTCCGAATTTACTACGCTCGTGCGATGGAGCTTTATAAGTAA
- a CDS encoding carbohydrate ABC transporter permease, giving the protein MGKRIVVGLKYLLLSIWTVICLFPIYWLVCFSLKDNTEIFGENIAGLPRHWIFSNYQSAFMGGNVGIYLLNSVIVTGMTILLTIIVAVTASYALERMVWKLRKTAMTIFMIGIMIPIHAALLPVFYMMQTLHILNTAWSLIIPYVAFAMPVAIMIMTGFVAGIPRELEESASIDGASIYKIFISVILPLLKPAIATVSIFTFIQAWNELMFATVFISNNAKKTLTVGIQSMSGQFLTQWGPIGAALVVATIPTIMIYLLLNRQVQDSLVMGAVKG; this is encoded by the coding sequence ATGGGTAAAAGGATAGTGGTAGGTTTAAAATATTTATTACTGAGCATATGGACTGTAATATGCCTGTTTCCTATTTATTGGTTAGTGTGTTTTTCTCTTAAAGATAACACAGAAATATTTGGTGAGAATATAGCAGGACTTCCAAGGCATTGGATCTTTTCCAACTATCAATCAGCATTTATGGGAGGCAATGTAGGTATCTACCTATTAAATAGTGTGATTGTTACAGGTATGACCATCTTATTAACCATTATAGTAGCGGTAACAGCCAGCTATGCATTAGAACGAATGGTATGGAAGCTTAGAAAAACAGCTATGACTATTTTTATGATAGGTATTATGATTCCTATTCATGCAGCTTTATTACCTGTATTTTATATGATGCAAACCTTGCATATACTAAATACCGCATGGTCATTGATTATTCCATATGTAGCCTTTGCTATGCCAGTGGCAATTATGATTATGACTGGTTTTGTAGCAGGTATTCCGAGAGAATTAGAGGAATCAGCAAGTATAGATGGTGCCAGTATCTATAAGATTTTTATATCAGTCATTCTACCTTTATTGAAACCGGCTATAGCTACAGTATCCATTTTTACATTTATACAAGCATGGAATGAGCTGATGTTTGCAACAGTATTCATTAGCAATAATGCAAAGAAAACGCTAACAGTAGGTATTCAATCTATGTCAGGTCAGTTTTTAACTCAATGGGGACCTATTGGAGCGGCATTGGTCGTAGCAACCATACCAACGATAATGATTTATTTGTTACTTAATAGACAAGTACAAGACAGTCTAGTAATGGGAGCTGTTAAAGGATAA
- a CDS encoding DUF3267 domain-containing protein, producing MFKDIKYMGRYQDEEQLKTGRLPEAAIKYEEPDTMKEVFIKGTLISVPIFIIMIMGILVKIQVWQMQFSEINIKQLAGGILIASIISLPLVPIHEGLHAICYPKESIKEIWYKKEEPAAFVYCNAPISRRRFIWMSLCPNLVLGFIPYVLWIMGMFDGNRSVSQILISLAVLNIFTGIGDYLNIYSTITQTPKDSIIQNYGFHSYWYREENK from the coding sequence ATGTTTAAAGATATTAAGTACATGGGCAGATATCAAGATGAAGAACAACTAAAAACAGGAAGATTACCTGAAGCAGCTATTAAGTATGAAGAACCAGATACGATGAAAGAAGTGTTTATAAAAGGAACACTTATTAGTGTACCAATATTTATAATAATGATTATGGGTATTCTGGTAAAAATCCAAGTATGGCAGATGCAGTTTTCGGAGATTAATATAAAGCAGTTGGCAGGAGGCATCCTAATTGCTAGTATAATAAGTTTACCTCTTGTTCCTATTCATGAAGGGCTACATGCTATTTGTTATCCAAAAGAAAGTATTAAGGAAATTTGGTATAAAAAAGAAGAGCCTGCAGCATTTGTGTATTGTAATGCACCTATTTCTCGCAGGAGATTTATATGGATGTCCTTATGTCCTAATTTAGTATTAGGTTTTATACCATATGTATTATGGATCATGGGTATGTTTGATGGCAATAGGTCAGTTTCGCAAATCCTTATTTCATTGGCGGTGCTTAATATATTTACTGGAATAGGTGATTACTTAAATATCTATTCCACGATTACACAAACACCAAAAGATAGCATCATACAAAATTACGGATTTCATAGTTATTGGTATAGAGAAGAGAATAAATAA
- a CDS encoding SPFH domain-containing protein, producing the protein MISIIVGCGVGIIAVILFFWLVGFKIIPNDRVGIVEKWWSPKGSLKEQIIALNGEAGYQPDLLRGGIHFKSPLLYKVHTVPLVTVPQGKIAYVFARDGESLEATQTLGRIVKESNNFQNVRAFLQNKGQKGPQQGIIREGTYAFNLAQFVIITEDKTHCLKIGNRAEQDTLMQMSELIKNRNGFRPVVIQGEKDEIGIVTVHDGPSLGSGNIICPTVGDVATDPHYHNNFQDIDAFLKAGGYRGRQYQVLADGTYFINRLFATIEYIPKVIIEVGFVGVVVSYTGAKGEDSSGNDYKHGELVGKGYRGVWNEPLMPGKYAFNTYAGSIVKVPTTNVILKWISNQTGNHKYDENLKEVSLITKDAFEPTLPLSVVFHIDYRKAPYVIQRFGNVKMLVDQTLDPMISAYFKNIGQTKTLIELLQQRNEIQSQSAMEMRERFEHYNLELEEVLIGTPGSSTSDSNIETILTQLRSRQIAKEQLETYETQQKAAEKEKELREAEAVAKQQTTLTESDINIRIQENQGKAELMKAKQDAEKIQRLAEADSYKIKKQSEGEAFRIKVTAEAQADQEARVGISKAIAAREQVNAYGGPQYKVISDVMSEFSKAVKEGKIDIVPKTVIQAGGEGQGVNAFESLIMLLMSEKLTALNGNEGHEESEEVERIKEQILAEIKNTQLEVAPTKE; encoded by the coding sequence ATGATTAGTATAATTGTGGGTTGCGGAGTAGGAATCATAGCAGTTATTTTATTCTTTTGGCTCGTTGGTTTTAAAATTATCCCTAATGATAGAGTAGGAATCGTTGAAAAATGGTGGTCTCCTAAAGGTTCTCTAAAGGAGCAAATCATTGCTTTGAATGGAGAAGCCGGTTATCAGCCTGACCTTTTAAGAGGAGGTATTCATTTTAAATCACCACTTCTCTACAAGGTACATACGGTACCTCTTGTAACAGTACCACAAGGAAAAATAGCTTATGTATTTGCAAGAGACGGAGAGTCTTTAGAAGCTACACAAACTTTAGGCAGGATTGTTAAAGAGTCTAATAATTTTCAAAATGTAAGGGCCTTTTTACAAAATAAAGGACAAAAAGGACCACAACAAGGTATTATTCGTGAGGGAACTTATGCGTTTAACCTAGCACAATTTGTGATTATTACTGAAGATAAGACGCACTGCTTAAAAATAGGTAATAGGGCAGAGCAAGACACGCTTATGCAAATGTCAGAGCTTATTAAAAATAGAAATGGTTTTAGGCCAGTTGTCATTCAAGGGGAAAAAGATGAAATTGGTATTGTAACGGTCCACGATGGACCATCTTTAGGCAGTGGCAATATTATTTGTCCAACAGTAGGAGATGTAGCAACTGATCCACATTATCATAACAATTTCCAAGATATTGATGCCTTTTTAAAGGCTGGTGGTTATAGAGGTAGACAATATCAGGTTTTAGCAGATGGTACTTATTTTATTAATAGACTTTTTGCAACTATTGAATATATTCCTAAAGTAATCATTGAAGTAGGTTTTGTAGGAGTAGTTGTTTCTTATACTGGCGCAAAGGGTGAAGATTCTTCTGGTAATGATTATAAGCACGGAGAACTTGTTGGAAAAGGGTATAGGGGGGTATGGAATGAACCATTAATGCCAGGTAAATATGCTTTTAATACCTATGCAGGAAGCATTGTAAAAGTGCCTACAACCAATGTTATTTTAAAATGGATTTCTAATCAAACAGGGAATCACAAATATGATGAGAACCTTAAAGAAGTTAGTCTTATCACAAAGGATGCTTTTGAGCCAACCTTACCACTATCTGTTGTATTCCATATTGATTATCGAAAAGCACCTTATGTTATTCAACGTTTTGGGAATGTAAAGATGCTAGTTGATCAAACCTTAGATCCTATGATTTCTGCTTACTTTAAAAATATAGGACAAACGAAAACACTCATTGAACTCTTGCAGCAAAGAAATGAAATCCAGAGCCAAAGTGCTATGGAGATGAGAGAACGCTTTGAGCATTATAATCTAGAGTTAGAAGAAGTACTTATTGGTACACCAGGTAGCTCAACTTCAGATTCTAATATAGAAACCATTCTTACACAGCTTCGTAGCAGGCAAATTGCTAAAGAGCAATTAGAGACCTACGAAACCCAACAAAAAGCAGCCGAGAAAGAAAAAGAATTAAGAGAAGCAGAAGCAGTGGCTAAACAACAAACCACCTTAACTGAGTCTGATATTAATATTAGAATTCAAGAAAACCAAGGTAAAGCTGAGCTGATGAAAGCTAAACAAGATGCTGAAAAGATTCAGCGCCTAGCAGAAGCTGACTCTTATAAGATTAAAAAGCAATCTGAAGGTGAAGCGTTTAGAATTAAAGTGACAGCAGAAGCACAAGCAGATCAAGAAGCAAGAGTAGGTATCTCAAAGGCTATTGCTGCTAGAGAACAAGTTAATGCTTATGGTGGTCCACAGTACAAGGTAATTAGTGATGTCATGAGTGAATTCTCTAAAGCTGTTAAAGAGGGCAAGATTGATATCGTACCTAAGACTGTTATTCAAGCAGGAGGAGAAGGCCAAGGCGTTAATGCCTTTGAATCCCTTATTATGCTTTTAATGAGTGAAAAATTAACGGCTTTAAATGGTAATGAAGGCCACGAAGAATCTGAAGAAGTAGAACGTATAAAAGAACAGATTTTAGCTGAGATTAAAAACACCCAATTAGAAGTGGCTCCTACAAAGGAATAG
- a CDS encoding carbohydrate ABC transporter permease, translating to MKNIFADKKAIFLFMLPATLFFLLIIVLPVILSGYYSTLDWNGFGMAKFIGIDNFKELFINNKDGFPKAVMNSLFFLVVSLVIQIPISLILALVLANGIKGEGFFRTVFFIPVVLATVVIGQLWMKIYNPDYGLLNTFLRAIGLGKWAKAWLGETSTALGASFVPILWQYVGYHMLLLYAAIKTISPDIYEAAQIDGASSRKMATKITIPLIIPMLKVSTILSVTGSLKVFDLVFVLTNGGPAGASEVPSTLMVKSIFNSYRYGYGSAMAVFIIIECFIFTALARGIFSQIEKRY from the coding sequence ATGAAGAATATTTTCGCTGATAAGAAAGCTATTTTTCTGTTTATGCTACCAGCAACATTATTCTTTTTGCTAATTATCGTATTACCTGTTATTTTATCAGGATATTACTCAACATTAGATTGGAATGGCTTTGGCATGGCTAAATTTATTGGCATAGATAACTTTAAAGAACTCTTTATAAATAACAAGGATGGGTTCCCTAAAGCTGTTATGAACTCCTTGTTTTTCTTAGTAGTTTCATTAGTGATTCAAATACCAATTTCTTTAATACTAGCACTTGTTTTGGCTAATGGTATTAAGGGAGAGGGCTTTTTTAGAACAGTGTTTTTTATCCCAGTTGTACTAGCCACAGTTGTTATTGGACAGTTATGGATGAAAATTTATAATCCTGATTATGGACTACTTAATACATTTTTAAGAGCAATAGGTTTAGGGAAGTGGGCAAAGGCTTGGCTGGGAGAAACGAGTACAGCTTTAGGGGCTTCTTTTGTACCTATTTTGTGGCAGTATGTAGGTTATCATATGCTTTTACTATATGCTGCGATCAAGACGATATCACCTGATATTTATGAGGCAGCTCAAATAGATGGAGCAAGTAGTAGGAAAATGGCAACTAAGATAACCATACCACTTATTATTCCTATGCTTAAGGTAAGTACTATTTTATCAGTAACGGGATCACTTAAAGTATTTGATTTAGTATTTGTACTGACCAATGGAGGCCCAGCAGGTGCAAGTGAAGTGCCGAGTACACTTATGGTTAAGAGTATTTTTAACAGCTATCGATACGGCTATGGAAGTGCTATGGCAGTATTTATTATTATTGAGTGTTTTATTTTTACAGCTTTAGCTAGAGGCATTTTTAGTCAAATAGAGAAACGTTATTAA
- a CDS encoding nucleotidyltransferase domain-containing protein: MNPTIVNNIKQTLNELESEKRIHILMAIESGSRGWGFPSIDSDYDCRFVYTQPLENYLTIGEVIDHISVPVDEVYDVDGWDLKKLLIHIRKSNPTVWEWLQSPIAYREEKEFRDQCMALAVLYFNEKTALYHYKSLAYNKVQQIRETSLGKLKAYFYALRSALACDYVLNHHTIPPMEINQLMESLNLEIELISEIKHLIELKVTVDEAYVIGPHTKLLGYIEKVLLVCDDYLQEAKPTTALKEAKLLDECFRNWLIR; this comes from the coding sequence ATGAATCCAACGATTGTCAATAATATCAAACAAACTTTAAACGAATTAGAATCGGAAAAACGTATTCATATTTTAATGGCCATAGAATCAGGAAGTAGAGGATGGGGATTCCCTTCAATTGATTCAGATTATGATTGTCGTTTTGTATATACTCAGCCTTTGGAGAATTATTTAACCATAGGAGAAGTAATAGACCATATAAGTGTTCCTGTAGATGAGGTATATGATGTAGATGGTTGGGATTTGAAAAAGCTACTTATTCATATTAGAAAATCTAACCCAACAGTATGGGAATGGTTGCAGTCTCCAATTGCTTATAGGGAGGAGAAAGAGTTTAGGGACCAGTGTATGGCATTAGCAGTACTTTATTTTAATGAAAAAACAGCACTTTATCACTATAAAAGCTTAGCTTATAACAAAGTACAACAAATCAGGGAAACATCATTAGGCAAGTTAAAAGCTTATTTTTATGCTTTACGAAGTGCATTGGCGTGTGACTATGTATTAAACCATCACACTATTCCACCAATGGAAATAAATCAGCTTATGGAAAGCTTAAATCTAGAAATAGAGTTAATATCAGAGATTAAACATTTAATAGAATTAAAAGTAACTGTAGATGAAGCTTATGTCATAGGACCTCATACTAAGTTGCTTGGTTATATAGAAAAAGTTTTATTAGTCTGTGATGACTATTTACAGGAAGCTAAACCAACTACAGCACTTAAAGAGGCAAAGTTATTAGATGAGTGTTTTAGAAATTGGTTAATTAGGTGA
- a CDS encoding endo-1,4-beta-xylanase gives MRLKKLSKKCTALLVAGLMMVATIIPKQDAYASMTSGSKFLGNVIGNSIPSDFGTYWNQVTPENASKWDAVEGTRDSMNWTAVDSYFNYAKQNNYPFKFHTLVWGSQEPNWIKNLSKAEQQEEVLEWIKAVGSRYSTVDMIDVVNEPLHAKPSYKDAIGGDGETGWDWVIWSFTQARKYCKGKLLINEYGIISDTNATNQYIQIINLLKERNLVDGIGIQCHEFNMNYVSVSTMKTNLDKLAATGLPIYVSELDMSGDDSTQLALYKEKFPVLWEHSGVKGITLWGYIEGQTWKSNTHLRNTSGTERPALQWLKSYLKDGSTPTPTPTPTPTPTPTPTPTPTEGAIPKVSVTTQLGSSLNQQYTITSVGSQNLDLSKLTIRYYYTKTSTKSQSFWCDNAGLQLNVSPWYVNLASGVKGTFKDGYLEITFDTTYSMAPNSGSLNLGIRLAQSDWSTYENLVDKGYEVYYNGTLVK, from the coding sequence ATGAGATTAAAGAAGTTAAGTAAAAAATGCACGGCTCTATTAGTAGCAGGACTCATGATGGTAGCTACCATCATACCCAAACAAGATGCCTATGCAAGTATGACGAGTGGTAGTAAATTTTTAGGCAATGTTATCGGAAATAGTATTCCAAGTGATTTTGGAACCTATTGGAACCAAGTTACGCCAGAAAATGCGAGTAAGTGGGATGCAGTTGAGGGTACTAGAGATAGTATGAATTGGACTGCAGTAGATAGTTATTTTAATTATGCAAAGCAGAATAACTATCCATTTAAATTTCATACACTAGTATGGGGGAGTCAAGAACCTAACTGGATTAAAAATCTTTCTAAGGCAGAACAACAAGAAGAAGTTTTGGAATGGATTAAGGCAGTTGGATCAAGGTATAGTACAGTGGATATGATAGATGTTGTTAATGAGCCACTGCATGCTAAACCATCTTATAAAGATGCAATTGGTGGAGATGGTGAAACAGGATGGGATTGGGTTATTTGGTCTTTCACCCAAGCTAGAAAATATTGTAAAGGTAAGTTACTCATTAATGAGTACGGTATTATTAGTGACACTAATGCTACTAATCAATACATTCAAATTATTAACTTATTAAAAGAAAGAAATTTGGTTGACGGAATTGGTATTCAATGTCATGAGTTTAATATGAATTATGTGTCTGTAAGTACCATGAAGACTAATCTAGATAAATTAGCAGCAACAGGATTACCTATCTATGTATCAGAGCTTGATATGTCAGGTGATGATAGTACACAGCTAGCACTTTATAAAGAAAAATTCCCTGTATTATGGGAGCACTCAGGTGTAAAAGGAATTACATTGTGGGGATATATCGAAGGTCAAACATGGAAGAGTAACACACATCTTAGAAATACTTCTGGAACAGAACGTCCAGCATTGCAATGGTTGAAGAGTTATTTAAAAGATGGTTCGACGCCAACACCAACACCAACACCTACACCTACTCCTACGCCAACACCTACTCCAACACCAACAGAAGGTGCTATCCCTAAGGTGAGCGTTACTACCCAGTTAGGTAGCTCTCTCAATCAACAATATACTATTACATCTGTAGGTAGTCAAAACCTTGATCTTTCTAAGCTCACTATCCGCTACTATTACACTAAAACAAGTACAAAGAGTCAAAGCTTTTGGTGTGATAATGCAGGCCTTCAGCTCAATGTATCTCCATGGTATGTGAATCTTGCTTCAGGCGTAAAGGGTACTTTTAAAGATGGCTATCTTGAAATAACCTTTGATACTACCTATAGTATGGCGCCAAACTCTGGTTCACTTAATTTAGGAATTCGTCTTGCCCAAAGTGATTGGTCTACTTATGAAAACTTAGTGGATAAAGGGTATGAAGTTTATTATAATGGAACATTAGTTAAATAA
- a CDS encoding nucleotidyltransferase domain-containing protein translates to MKIEVIERLESKVYEFLKNEKTLGDRILYLVVSGSYGYGTQYENSDIDLRGCTIEGKEVLFGLESFEQYEDLHTDTVIFGLKKFVRLGLNANPQTLELLGIDEDCIYQMTPQGKLLRDNTELFLSQKVADTFGGYAMAQLRRLQNALAQNSASQVLKEQHIAATLSRQIKQFNDDYTSFDKGSIVVYVDEESQDLRTTIHLEDYPLRDFTSIYANMTNTIKSYEKLTHRNHKKEESKLYKHAMHLVRILITGTYILEGKGIRTRSEEHLPTLLSIRHGEYSWDQIFKIVDSREKHFNKAAQLTKLPERPKQDKVQKLIESIYESYYYK, encoded by the coding sequence ATGAAAATAGAAGTTATAGAGCGATTAGAAAGTAAAGTCTATGAGTTTTTAAAAAACGAAAAGACGCTAGGCGATAGAATTTTATATTTAGTGGTGAGTGGCTCATACGGTTATGGAACCCAATATGAAAATAGCGATATAGATTTACGTGGCTGTACCATAGAAGGAAAGGAAGTACTATTTGGATTAGAAAGCTTTGAACAGTACGAAGACCTTCATACAGACACAGTTATCTTTGGCCTAAAGAAATTTGTAAGATTAGGATTGAATGCCAATCCCCAAACCTTGGAATTATTAGGCATAGATGAAGATTGCATTTATCAAATGACACCACAAGGAAAGCTTCTAAGAGACAATACAGAGCTTTTCTTATCTCAAAAAGTTGCAGATACTTTTGGTGGTTATGCAATGGCTCAGCTTAGAAGGCTTCAAAATGCGCTAGCACAAAATAGTGCCAGCCAAGTATTAAAGGAGCAGCATATAGCAGCTACACTTTCAAGACAAATTAAACAATTTAATGATGATTATACTTCTTTTGATAAAGGCAGTATAGTCGTTTATGTGGATGAAGAGAGCCAAGATCTAAGAACGACCATTCACTTAGAAGATTACCCTTTAAGAGATTTCACAAGTATTTATGCCAATATGACTAATACTATTAAAAGCTATGAGAAGCTTACACATCGTAATCATAAGAAAGAAGAAAGTAAATTATATAAGCATGCCATGCATTTAGTAAGAATACTGATAACAGGCACATATATATTAGAAGGCAAGGGCATTCGCACAAGATCAGAGGAACACTTACCTACATTATTAAGTATTAGACATGGAGAGTATAGTTGGGATCAGATATTTAAGATTGTAGATAGCCGTGAAAAACATTTTAATAAGGCAGCTCAGCTTACTAAGTTACCAGAGAGACCAAAACAAGATAAAGTTCAAAAATTAATAGAATCTATTTACGAAAGTTATTATTACAAATGA
- a CDS encoding flavodoxin family protein → MNGSPHKGNTWKLAEEVQGILKNIEPGSVIEEIHLVNLKLPFCSGCSLCFRTGGSNCPHNEKIQQVLNAMEEADGIIVASTSYNRRETTLLKNFFDHLCYLLHRPHFFTKKALVITTTGGVGAKSAAKSIASFLKGIGFNKCYLLPIAAYSWNDYKVNNKTKMKCEQVTKKFYQAISSEKLHSPSVLVMIPYNLFRGMSLYYVKGTEYETEDGSYWTDPIRKDTVYDKVVPVPIYKRPIGYFFYFLGKKLGKKVMVTYKK, encoded by the coding sequence ATTAATGGAAGCCCACATAAGGGAAACACTTGGAAATTAGCTGAAGAGGTTCAAGGTATACTAAAAAACATAGAGCCGGGTAGTGTTATAGAAGAAATTCATTTAGTAAATCTGAAGCTGCCATTTTGCAGTGGCTGTTCCTTGTGCTTTAGAACAGGAGGAAGTAATTGCCCTCATAATGAAAAGATTCAGCAAGTGTTAAATGCCATGGAAGAAGCTGATGGAATCATAGTAGCCTCGACTAGTTATAACAGGAGGGAAACTACCTTGCTTAAAAACTTTTTCGATCATTTGTGTTACCTCCTTCATCGTCCACACTTCTTTACTAAAAAAGCATTAGTTATAACGACAACAGGAGGTGTAGGGGCTAAATCAGCAGCTAAAAGTATTGCATCCTTTTTGAAGGGAATAGGTTTTAATAAGTGTTATCTCTTACCAATTGCAGCTTATAGTTGGAATGATTATAAAGTTAATAATAAAACAAAAATGAAGTGTGAGCAGGTAACTAAAAAGTTTTATCAAGCTATCAGCTCAGAAAAATTACATAGTCCAAGTGTCTTAGTTATGATTCCCTATAACTTATTTAGAGGAATGTCTCTGTATTATGTAAAAGGGACTGAATATGAAACAGAGGATGGTAGTTATTGGACAGATCCTATTAGAAAAGACACTGTATATGATAAAGTTGTTCCAGTTCCTATTTATAAAAGGCCTATAGGGTATTTCTTTTACTTCTTAGGCAAAAAGTTAGGGAAAAAAGTCATGGTGACATATAAAAAGTAA